A window of Formosa sp. Hel1_31_208 contains these coding sequences:
- a CDS encoding DUF1624 domain-containing protein, with translation MQIKTNRIESIDVLRGLVMVIMALDHVRDYTNTGYLFINPTNMDSTTPALFFTRWITHFCAPVFVFLAGTSAFLFGSKQPTKKNLSKFLFTRGLWLIFIELTVVNFAWTFDIGLGVHIFQVIWAIGICMMFLAALIYLHKTLLLVLGFIILIGHNLLDGITVQGNDPLSLLWYFTHQQGSVAFNNGESLLFIAYPFLPWLGIMVLGYCFGHFYQKGFDIKIRKKWLLYMGLGAIALFISIRFINIYGNLTPWSEQKDGAHTLISFLNTTKYPPSLLYTLMTLGPAMLFLYIIESVKNWFTNILVVIGRVPFFYYIIHLYVIHLFGLIGLTLLGENWKELVLTPQRFMSKYLATKGYDLWVTYLIWFITIVLLYPLCKMYMKYKANNKDKWWLSYL, from the coding sequence ATGCAAATCAAAACCAACCGCATTGAGTCTATTGATGTTTTAAGAGGTCTTGTAATGGTAATTATGGCATTAGATCATGTGAGAGATTATACGAACACGGGCTATCTCTTCATTAATCCAACAAATATGGATTCTACGACACCTGCATTATTTTTTACGAGATGGATTACCCACTTTTGCGCACCTGTTTTTGTGTTTCTTGCAGGTACCTCTGCATTTTTGTTTGGCTCAAAACAACCAACAAAAAAAAACCTCTCAAAATTTTTATTTACACGAGGACTCTGGCTAATTTTTATAGAACTAACAGTTGTCAATTTTGCTTGGACTTTTGATATCGGTTTGGGTGTACACATTTTTCAAGTGATATGGGCTATTGGTATTTGTATGATGTTTCTGGCTGCTTTAATTTATCTACATAAAACACTGTTATTGGTGTTAGGTTTTATCATTCTTATTGGTCATAATCTTTTAGATGGCATTACTGTACAAGGCAATGATCCACTTTCATTATTATGGTATTTCACACATCAACAAGGATCAGTAGCATTCAATAATGGGGAAAGTTTACTATTTATTGCTTATCCATTTTTACCGTGGTTAGGCATTATGGTTTTAGGCTATTGTTTTGGACATTTTTACCAGAAAGGATTTGATATTAAGATTCGTAAAAAGTGGCTACTTTATATGGGTTTAGGTGCTATAGCTCTATTTATAAGTATACGTTTTATTAATATCTACGGAAATTTGACACCTTGGAGCGAACAAAAAGATGGTGCGCATACATTAATATCTTTTTTAAATACAACTAAATATCCACCATCGTTGTTATATACATTAATGACGCTTGGTCCGGCTATGCTGTTTTTATATATTATTGAATCTGTAAAGAATTGGTTTACAAATATTTTAGTAGTCATAGGACGTGTACCATTTTTTTACTACATTATTCATTTGTATGTGATTCACCTTTTCGGATTAATAGGTCTGACACTTTTAGGTGAAAATTGGAAAGAATTAGTTTTAACTCCTCAACGATTCATGAGTAAATATCTTGCTACTAAAGGTTATGATCTATGGGTTACTTACCTGATTTGGTTTATTACTATTGTATTACTCTATCCATTATGCAAAATGTATATGAAATATAAAGCCAACAATAAAGACAAATGGTGGTTGAGTTATTTATAG
- a CDS encoding DUF4295 domain-containing protein, producing the protein MAKKSVASLQTGSKRLTKAIKMVKSPKTGAYMFVESVMAPEFVNEFLSKK; encoded by the coding sequence ATGGCAAAGAAATCAGTAGCATCATTACAAACAGGATCTAAAAGACTTACCAAAGCGATCAAAATGGTTAAATCTCCAAAAACTGGCGCTTACATGTTTGTTGAGTCAGTAATGGCACCAGAGTTTGTCAATGAGTTTTTAAGTAAAAAATAA
- the rpmG gene encoding 50S ribosomal protein L33, with the protein MAKKGNRIQVILECTEHKESGQPGTSRYITTKNKKNTPDRMEIKKFNPILKRMTIHKEIK; encoded by the coding sequence ATGGCAAAGAAAGGAAATAGAATACAAGTTATATTAGAGTGTACAGAGCATAAAGAGTCTGGGCAACCAGGAACTTCGCGTTACATTACTACTAAAAATAAAAAGAATACGCCAGACAGAATGGAGATTAAGAAATTTAATCCAATCTTGAAGCGTATGACTATTCACAAAGAGATAAAATAA
- a CDS encoding fumarylacetoacetate hydrolase family protein yields MKLICIGRNYTEHIKELENERPTDPVVFLKPDTSILLKKQPFFIPDFSEDVHHEVEILVKINKVGKHIAKKFAHKYYDEIGLGIDFTARDLQSKLKAKGLPWEKAKAFDGAAVIGDWLPKSDIEDVNAINFSLRKNDEIVQKGNTSLMLWKIDEIIEYVSKYFTLKIGDIIFTGTPSGVGKVIANDKLKGYIEDKQLFSITIK; encoded by the coding sequence ATGAAGTTAATATGCATAGGTCGAAATTATACAGAACACATTAAAGAACTGGAAAATGAGAGACCCACTGATCCAGTAGTGTTCTTAAAACCAGATACTTCTATCTTATTAAAGAAACAGCCCTTTTTTATTCCAGATTTTTCGGAAGATGTACATCACGAAGTGGAAATTCTGGTAAAAATCAACAAAGTAGGAAAACATATTGCCAAAAAGTTTGCCCATAAATATTATGATGAAATTGGTTTAGGGATCGATTTTACGGCACGTGATTTACAGTCAAAACTCAAAGCTAAAGGCTTACCGTGGGAAAAAGCCAAAGCCTTTGATGGCGCAGCAGTCATAGGAGACTGGCTGCCAAAATCTGATATTGAAGATGTCAATGCAATCAATTTTAGTTTGCGAAAAAATGATGAGATTGTTCAAAAAGGAAATACCAGTTTAATGCTTTGGAAGATTGACGAGATTATAGAATATGTGTCAAAATATTTTACTTTAAAGATTGGAGATATTATATTTACAGGGACGCCATCGGGAGTTGGCAAAGTTATTGCTAATGATAAATTAAAGGGATATATCGAAGACAAACAATTGTTTTCAATTACAATAAAATAA
- a CDS encoding Hpt domain-containing protein, translated as MEQHYKLARVKELADNDMDFVNALAEAFLEEVPEDAERLKKAVAAEDFYNTYQAAHKMKPTIDLFELGVLQDLIIVQDWGKFEKRGEDCTKELNLVLQAVEHAVAEIKQDFNL; from the coding sequence ATGGAACAACACTACAAATTAGCGAGAGTAAAAGAATTAGCAGATAATGACATGGATTTTGTTAATGCATTAGCAGAAGCTTTTTTAGAAGAAGTGCCTGAAGATGCTGAACGACTCAAAAAAGCAGTAGCAGCTGAAGATTTCTACAATACCTATCAAGCAGCACACAAAATGAAACCTACTATAGACTTATTCGAGTTGGGTGTGCTTCAAGATCTTATTATAGTTCAAGATTGGGGAAAATTTGAAAAACGTGGTGAAGACTGCACGAAAGAATTAAATCTCGTATTGCAGGCTGTAGAGCACGCTGTTGCAGAAATCAAACAAGACTTTAACCTATAA
- the ftsY gene encoding signal recognition particle-docking protein FtsY, which translates to MSFFKKIFSSEKKETLDKGLEKSKTTFFSKLNKAVAGKSKVDDDVLDNLEEVLVSSDVGVDTTLKVIERIEERVANDKYLGTSELNQILREEIAGLLSETNSGEDTDYVIPELPKQADGTKRPYVLMVVGVNGVGKTTTIGKLAYQFKKKGLNVVLGAADTFRAAAIDQLQVWADRVDVPMIRQEMGSDPASVAFDALQSGVNQNADVIIIDTAGRLHNKVNLMNELTKVKRVMQKVIDDAPHDVLLVLDGSTGQNAFEQVKQFTAATEVTSLAVTKLDGTAKGGVVIGISDQFQIPVKYIGVGEGIEDLQVFNKYEFVDSFFK; encoded by the coding sequence ATGAGTTTTTTTAAAAAGATATTTTCTTCGGAAAAAAAAGAAACCTTAGACAAAGGCTTAGAGAAATCCAAAACAACGTTTTTCTCTAAACTTAATAAAGCAGTCGCAGGTAAGTCTAAAGTAGATGATGACGTTTTAGATAACCTAGAAGAAGTGTTGGTCTCAAGTGATGTGGGAGTCGATACAACGTTGAAAGTCATTGAGCGCATAGAAGAACGGGTTGCAAATGACAAGTATCTAGGTACTTCAGAATTAAATCAAATCTTACGTGAAGAAATTGCAGGTCTCTTGTCTGAAACTAATTCTGGCGAAGATACAGATTATGTGATTCCAGAATTACCAAAACAAGCCGATGGGACAAAGCGACCGTATGTCTTAATGGTGGTTGGAGTGAATGGAGTTGGAAAAACAACAACCATTGGAAAACTTGCCTATCAATTTAAAAAGAAAGGATTGAATGTCGTTCTCGGAGCGGCAGATACGTTTAGAGCTGCAGCTATTGATCAGCTTCAAGTATGGGCAGACCGTGTGGATGTGCCAATGATACGCCAAGAAATGGGGAGTGATCCTGCTAGTGTGGCTTTTGATGCACTGCAATCAGGAGTTAACCAAAACGCCGACGTAATTATCATTGATACCGCAGGACGCTTGCATAATAAAGTCAATTTAATGAATGAGTTGACTAAAGTGAAACGTGTGATGCAAAAAGTGATTGATGATGCACCACATGATGTGCTTTTAGTGCTGGATGGTTCTACAGGACAAAATGCCTTTGAACAGGTAAAACAATTTACAGCAGCTACCGAGGTCACTTCCTTGGCAGTGACGAAGCTTGACGGTACCGCTAAAGGAGGTGTGGTCATTGGTATTAGCGATCAGTTTCAAATTCCAGTTAAATATATTGGAGTAGGTGAAGGTATTGAAGACCTGCAAGTATTTAATAAGTACGAGTTTGTAGATAGTTTCTTTAAATAA
- a CDS encoding competence/damage-inducible protein A translates to MLAEIITIGDEILIGQIIDSNSAFIAKQLNKIGVSVYQITSVQDDRTHILKALEEAEANADIVILTGGLGPTKDDITKKTMADYFNDRLIEDFSVRQNIEHIWKVFVKKPIMQVNLDQALVPSKAQVLMNKYGSAPGMWLEKNDTVFISLPGVPYEMKALIDDEVMPKLRAEFKFPYIQHKTFLTYGVGESALAERIEAYENELPDFIKLAYLPSLGRVRLRLSAKGNDKEMIAAEMEKQTNLLLPQIGDVFAGFEEDISIEAIIGNYLTEQHKTVAAAESCTGGLIAERFTTNAGASKYFKGSIVSYTKETKINVLNISEELIDTYSVVSAQVAESMAKNVLQLMHTDFAVATTGNAGPTKDDTAEDIGIVYIAIATKDSVYSEKFSFGNHRVKVINKAANKAFEMLQKEILKK, encoded by the coding sequence ATGCTGGCAGAAATAATTACGATTGGTGATGAGATTCTCATTGGCCAAATTATAGATTCAAATTCAGCTTTTATAGCAAAACAACTTAATAAAATAGGGGTATCTGTATATCAAATTACATCTGTTCAGGATGATAGAACCCATATCTTAAAGGCGCTTGAAGAAGCCGAAGCAAATGCTGATATTGTAATCTTAACTGGTGGTTTAGGACCTACAAAAGACGACATCACCAAAAAAACTATGGCCGATTATTTTAACGATCGACTCATTGAAGATTTTTCCGTACGTCAAAATATAGAGCATATTTGGAAGGTGTTTGTTAAGAAGCCTATCATGCAAGTGAATTTGGATCAAGCTCTTGTGCCCTCTAAAGCTCAGGTATTGATGAATAAATATGGAAGCGCTCCAGGGATGTGGCTCGAAAAAAATGATACTGTATTTATTTCATTACCAGGTGTGCCTTATGAAATGAAAGCATTAATAGACGATGAGGTAATGCCTAAACTTAGAGCAGAGTTTAAATTTCCATACATTCAACATAAAACTTTCCTCACCTATGGTGTAGGTGAGAGTGCACTTGCAGAGCGCATTGAAGCTTATGAAAATGAATTGCCAGACTTTATCAAGTTAGCCTACCTGCCTAGTTTAGGACGTGTAAGGTTGCGTTTATCAGCTAAAGGAAATGATAAAGAGATGATAGCCGCTGAAATGGAAAAACAAACCAATCTACTTTTACCTCAAATTGGAGATGTGTTTGCAGGATTTGAAGAAGATATCTCCATCGAAGCTATTATTGGAAATTACTTAACGGAACAACATAAAACGGTGGCTGCCGCTGAAAGTTGCACTGGCGGACTCATAGCAGAGCGATTTACAACCAATGCCGGAGCCTCTAAATATTTTAAAGGTAGCATTGTAAGCTATACAAAAGAGACCAAAATTAACGTGCTTAATATTTCCGAAGAACTTATTGATACATATTCTGTCGTGAGTGCTCAAGTTGCTGAAAGTATGGCAAAAAATGTATTGCAATTAATGCATACCGATTTTGCAGTAGCAACTACAGGAAACGCTGGGCCAACAAAAGATGATACAGCTGAAGATATAGGGATTGTTTACATTGCGATTGCTACAAAAGACAGTGTTTATTCTGAAAAGTTTAGTTTCGGAAATCATCGCGTTAAAGTTATCAATAAAGCAGCGAACAAAGCCTTTGAAATGCTACAGAAAGAAATTTTAAAAAAGTAG
- a CDS encoding amidase family protein — MRYIILCCLMCITFGCKNSEEKKETNTSVETSDEAPQEIKDENDISDISTKDITDFKVLDSKYINQTELWNSINDDLKDFTEETYNSLKSVILDQDIPTLQKNIQDRKLSYELLTKFYLYRIRKFDRENELSLNSVISINPNAIEEARAKDAKLTTMELYADFNYSVFGMPILLKDNINASGMPTTAGAVALKDNTTNDAFIVSQLKANDAIILGKANLSEWAYFFCGDCPSGYSAIGGQTLNPYGRKIMDTGGSSAGSGVAVAANFCAAAIGSETSGSILSPASQNSTVGLKPTIGLVSRAGIIPISSTLDTAGPITKNVMDNAIVLDAIFGEDISDSKSLQVLWSKPFYFKGLEEASVQGKRFGAFNTLMSDSLYNKAIKTLRAQGAVIVELEPQDIKLPNFVRLLNLDMKTDLVNYLKDYGNPYLEYTSLEDIIAFNRTDSLNIMPYGQKLFYGVSEDSSTTIEFEALKSVLKTNGKRFFDEPMSAQNLDGILSINNYHAGFAAVAEYPALTVPMGYTETGAPRGLTFISSRLREKQLLEWAYVYEQASRMRVAPKNYN; from the coding sequence ATGAGATATATAATACTGTGTTGCCTAATGTGTATTACATTTGGCTGTAAAAATTCCGAAGAGAAAAAAGAAACCAATACTTCAGTAGAAACCTCAGATGAGGCGCCTCAAGAAATCAAAGACGAGAATGATATTAGTGATATTTCGACTAAAGACATCACCGATTTTAAAGTCTTAGATTCAAAATATATTAATCAAACGGAGCTTTGGAATTCCATAAATGATGATCTAAAAGATTTTACTGAAGAGACTTATAATTCTTTAAAATCAGTTATTCTTGATCAGGACATTCCAACACTTCAAAAGAATATTCAAGACAGAAAACTGTCATATGAATTACTAACAAAGTTTTATTTATACAGAATTAGAAAGTTTGATCGAGAGAACGAATTGTCCTTAAATTCGGTAATCAGTATTAATCCTAATGCGATTGAAGAGGCCAGAGCTAAAGACGCAAAATTAACAACCATGGAGCTATATGCAGATTTTAATTACTCAGTATTTGGAATGCCGATCCTTTTAAAAGATAATATTAATGCGTCAGGAATGCCAACCACTGCAGGCGCTGTGGCTCTGAAAGATAATACGACAAATGATGCTTTTATCGTTTCTCAATTAAAAGCAAATGATGCCATCATTTTAGGTAAAGCTAATTTGAGTGAATGGGCTTATTTTTTCTGTGGTGATTGTCCTAGTGGTTATAGTGCAATTGGTGGACAAACCTTGAATCCATACGGCCGTAAAATCATGGATACTGGAGGCTCAAGCGCTGGTAGTGGAGTTGCCGTTGCAGCGAACTTTTGTGCTGCCGCTATTGGAAGCGAAACTTCAGGTTCTATATTATCACCAGCAAGTCAAAATTCAACGGTTGGATTAAAACCTACTATTGGATTGGTGAGTCGAGCGGGTATTATACCCATCTCATCTACATTAGATACTGCAGGACCAATCACAAAAAACGTAATGGATAATGCCATCGTTTTAGATGCAATTTTTGGTGAAGATATATCCGATTCAAAATCACTTCAGGTCCTATGGAGTAAACCATTTTATTTTAAAGGACTGGAAGAAGCAAGTGTTCAGGGAAAACGCTTTGGAGCATTTAATACGCTTATGTCAGACTCACTTTATAATAAAGCAATCAAAACCTTAAGGGCACAAGGTGCAGTAATTGTAGAGCTTGAGCCACAAGATATAAAGCTTCCAAATTTTGTGCGGTTATTAAACCTAGATATGAAAACAGATTTAGTAAATTATTTAAAAGATTACGGCAATCCGTATCTAGAATATACATCTCTTGAAGATATTATAGCATTTAATCGTACAGATAGTTTGAACATTATGCCTTACGGACAAAAATTGTTTTATGGCGTTTCTGAAGATTCTAGTACCACTATAGAATTTGAAGCACTCAAAAGTGTTTTAAAAACAAATGGGAAACGTTTTTTCGATGAACCCATGTCTGCTCAAAACTTAGATGGCATCTTATCTATCAATAATTACCACGCTGGTTTTGCAGCAGTTGCCGAATACCCTGCCTTAACTGTTCCTATGGGGTATACAGAAACTGGTGCGCCAAGAGGCCTTACCTTTATTAGTTCTCGGTTACGCGAGAAGCAATTGTTAGAATGGGCTTATGTCTATGAACAAGCTTCTAGAATGAGAGTCGCACCTAAAAATTATAACTAG
- the rpmB gene encoding 50S ribosomal protein L28: MSRVCELTGKKAMVGNNVSHAMNKTKRKFNANLIKKRFFIPEEDKWVTLKVSTSALKTINKIGISAAIKEAKSKGFLK; this comes from the coding sequence ATGTCAAGAGTTTGTGAACTTACTGGAAAGAAAGCGATGGTTGGAAACAACGTATCTCACGCGATGAATAAAACGAAGCGTAAATTTAACGCTAACTTAATCAAAAAGCGTTTCTTCATTCCTGAGGAAGATAAGTGGGTAACTTTAAAAGTATCAACTTCAGCATTGAAGACTATCAATAAAATTGGTATTTCTGCTGCAATCAAAGAAGCTAAATCCAAAGGATTTTTAAAATAA
- a CDS encoding 3'-5' exonuclease has product MQLNLTKPICFFDLETTGINITNDRIVEISILKVHPNGTEDTYTQRVNPTIPIPPEVTLVHGISDADIADKPTFADISKEVYHLIKDSDLGGFNSNRFDIPLLAEEMLRAGIDFDMKNAQSIDVQTIFHKMEQRTLSAAYKFYCDKNLDDAHSAEADTLATYEVLKAQLDRYEDLENDAKFLADFSSRKRFADFAGFIAYNKDEQECFSFGKHKGKLVTDVLENEPGYFGWLLNADFPLYTKKVLTAIKLRAFNNKLS; this is encoded by the coding sequence ATGCAGCTCAATCTCACAAAGCCCATCTGTTTTTTCGATTTAGAAACAACTGGAATCAATATCACAAACGATAGAATCGTTGAAATTTCAATTTTAAAAGTGCATCCTAACGGAACTGAGGACACCTACACTCAGCGTGTTAACCCAACCATTCCAATTCCGCCAGAAGTGACTTTAGTTCACGGGATTTCTGATGCTGATATTGCCGACAAACCAACCTTTGCAGATATCTCCAAAGAAGTGTATCATCTGATTAAAGATTCAGATTTAGGAGGCTTTAATTCTAATCGTTTTGATATTCCTCTTTTGGCAGAAGAAATGCTACGTGCTGGAATAGATTTTGACATGAAAAACGCCCAGTCTATTGATGTTCAGACTATTTTTCATAAAATGGAACAGCGTACTTTAAGTGCAGCTTACAAATTTTATTGTGATAAAAACTTAGACGATGCTCATAGTGCTGAGGCAGACACTTTGGCAACTTATGAAGTGCTAAAGGCGCAATTGGATCGTTATGAAGACTTAGAAAATGACGCCAAGTTTTTGGCTGATTTCAGTTCAAGAAAACGTTTCGCAGATTTCGCTGGATTTATTGCTTACAATAAAGATGAACAAGAATGTTTTTCATTTGGAAAGCATAAAGGGAAGTTGGTTACAGATGTTCTAGAAAATGAACCTGGCTATTTTGGCTGGTTACTCAATGCTGATTTCCCGTTGTATACCAAAAAGGTGCTAACTGCAATCAAGTTAAGAGCATTTAACAATAAATTGAGTTAA